Proteins from one Halopseudomonas pelagia genomic window:
- a CDS encoding TerD family protein, giving the protein MAVSLSKGGNVSLSKEAPGLSEVLVGLGWDPRVTDGAEFDLDASIFVCGENGKVLNDSSFIFYNNKMSQDGTIEHLGDNRSGAGEGDDEQAAIKLTGLAADVKKLVFAVTIHEAESRKQSFGQVSNAFIRVVNKADGKEIARYDLSEDASTETAMVFGELYRHGDEFKFKAIGQGFTGGLKPLAEAHGVAIG; this is encoded by the coding sequence ATGGCTGTAAGTCTAAGCAAAGGCGGCAACGTTTCTTTATCCAAAGAAGCCCCGGGCTTGTCCGAAGTACTTGTTGGATTGGGCTGGGATCCAAGAGTGACCGACGGTGCTGAATTCGACCTCGATGCTTCAATTTTCGTTTGCGGCGAGAACGGCAAGGTATTGAACGATTCTTCATTCATCTTTTACAACAACAAAATGTCGCAAGACGGCACTATCGAACATTTGGGCGACAATCGCTCCGGTGCTGGCGAAGGTGATGACGAACAAGCTGCGATAAAGCTGACCGGGCTGGCTGCCGACGTGAAAAAGCTCGTGTTCGCGGTAACAATTCATGAAGCTGAATCCCGCAAGCAGAGCTTTGGCCAAGTTTCAAACGCGTTTATTCGTGTGGTCAACAAGGCTGACGGTAAAGAAATCGCTCGCTACGATCTTTCGGAAGACGCGAGCACCGAAACCGCAATGGTGTTCGGCGAACTGTATCGCCACGGCGATGAGTTCAAGTTCAAGGCAATCGGCCAGGGCTTTACGGGTGGTTTGAAGCCGCTGGCTGAAGCCCATGGCGTAGCCATCGGCTGA
- a CDS encoding tellurite resistance TerB family protein: protein MLDWLKKNATEARERLATEVTKFKNREFMEAVVAGCALVAAADGNISAEEKQKMIGYIQNSKELKVFDTKDVIQSFNEVCSNFDFDPAIGRAEALSIVGKLRKKEDAARLLVRVCCAIGGADGDFDQSEQAICRTICNELGLKPSEFDL from the coding sequence ATGCTCGACTGGCTAAAGAAAAACGCTACAGAAGCACGTGAACGGTTGGCAACTGAAGTGACTAAATTCAAGAATCGAGAATTTATGGAAGCCGTTGTCGCCGGTTGTGCCCTGGTGGCCGCTGCTGATGGAAACATCAGCGCGGAAGAAAAACAAAAGATGATCGGCTATATCCAGAATTCGAAGGAGCTCAAGGTTTTTGACACAAAGGACGTGATTCAGTCATTCAATGAGGTCTGCAGCAACTTTGATTTCGATCCTGCGATTGGACGAGCTGAAGCTCTGAGTATCGTGGGCAAGCTCCGTAAGAAAGAAGATGCTGCGCGTCTGCTGGTGCGTGTATGTTGCGCCATAGGCGGTGCAGATGGGGATTTCGATCAAAGCGAGCAAGCTATCTGCCGAACGATTTGCAACGAGCTCGGCTTGAAGCCGAGCGAATTTGATCTTTGA
- a CDS encoding TerD family protein: MTTLTPGANAPLSTASISVTVSYSPDVGADIDVSAFLLGSDSKVRSDEDMCFYGQKTISNGLVQMTEASAGRAVFTLDLSRIEAAVEKVALTATIHETKISFASVSHLSVSVTGGIEAPIPTAGMRESALILGEFYRRQGAWKFRCVAQGFEGGLEPLAKHFGVEVAAAPSPSPSPEPKPAPAPAPAPSGTPASTPTPSRVNLNKITLDKSRSSISLEKKAGGQYGQIRINLNWAQQQTSGFLGFGKKASVDLDLGCLFELQNGRKGVVQALGKGFGAYNQAPFIQLMGDDRTGSVSDGEWLHINGDRWSEIKRIAVFAFIYDGAPNWSATDGVVTLFAPNQAPVEVRVSEEGGKLGCCCIALLENIGGDVKVTRRVDFHRDQEKLDHAYQWGLSWRVGSK, translated from the coding sequence ATGACCACTTTGACTCCAGGGGCAAACGCCCCTCTATCTACCGCATCTATATCGGTGACCGTCAGCTACTCACCGGACGTGGGTGCGGATATCGACGTGTCCGCATTCCTTCTTGGCAGCGACAGCAAGGTTCGTAGCGACGAAGATATGTGTTTTTACGGCCAGAAAACCATTAGCAACGGGCTGGTGCAGATGACTGAGGCAAGCGCCGGTCGAGCGGTTTTTACACTGGACCTTTCACGGATTGAAGCTGCGGTGGAGAAAGTTGCGCTAACCGCAACGATCCATGAAACTAAAATTAGTTTCGCCTCAGTTTCACATCTCTCCGTGAGCGTTACCGGGGGCATTGAAGCACCAATCCCGACAGCAGGCATGCGTGAATCAGCCTTGATCCTTGGCGAGTTCTATCGCCGTCAGGGCGCATGGAAATTTCGTTGTGTGGCACAGGGTTTTGAAGGCGGTTTGGAACCACTGGCAAAACACTTCGGTGTAGAAGTTGCCGCAGCTCCATCTCCATCTCCATCTCCAGAACCCAAGCCGGCTCCGGCTCCGGCTCCGGCGCCATCTGGCACACCAGCTTCGACCCCGACCCCGTCTCGTGTGAATTTGAACAAGATTACTCTCGACAAATCACGCTCCAGTATTAGTCTCGAGAAGAAGGCTGGTGGTCAATATGGACAGATTCGAATCAATCTGAATTGGGCTCAGCAGCAAACCAGTGGCTTTCTGGGTTTTGGTAAGAAAGCTTCGGTCGATCTTGATCTGGGTTGCTTGTTCGAGTTGCAAAATGGTCGTAAGGGTGTAGTCCAAGCTCTCGGCAAAGGCTTCGGCGCGTACAACCAGGCACCGTTCATTCAGCTTATGGGCGACGACCGCACGGGCTCGGTTAGCGACGGTGAGTGGCTGCATATCAACGGTGACCGTTGGAGCGAGATCAAGCGAATTGCGGTTTTTGCGTTCATCTATGATGGCGCACCTAACTGGTCGGCAACCGACGGCGTTGTCACACTGTTCGCACCAAACCAAGCCCCGGTTGAAGTACGAGTTAGCGAGGAGGGCGGAAAGCTTGGATGTTGTTGTATTGCTCTTCTTGAAAATATCGGAGGCGACGTTAAGGTCACCCGTAGAGTCGACTTTCACCGGGATCAGGAAAAGCTCGACCATGCCTATCAGTGGGGACTGTCCTGGCGCGTAGGTTCCAAGTAA
- a CDS encoding DUF4236 domain-containing protein encodes MGFRFQKRITIAPGIRLNISKSGVSTSFGPRGLSVTAGRRGTYLNMGVPGTGLSYREKLDNQLTGILVRGGGGYSGVVNIDVDSGGVLRFTDGSGNDLPASAAKRVKAERATEIGELLIRAAEKINSDLEACVDIHLSTPSPTSSPLGLPAFDKAPPRSPIRESISLMDKLLLRSDKIEQAHAAAVAKYQIDVSAWRAERETHNTKKAEVEKVFRLASKGFSAQMENALDFVLSRMKWPKETQVTYIFSHDNTGIAVDVDLPDEDETPRTSAEVRATGKLAIKRRSDAQCRKDFIALAFGSLFRVAGEVFTVLPGIQKVLVSGYIQRTDLATGNEYNEYLISVVIGREKWSQIDFECLEKVDPASTFRGYNAGFKLDRSSRLKGIEPYNISDLG; translated from the coding sequence ATGGGATTTCGATTTCAAAAGCGAATCACGATCGCACCTGGGATTCGTCTCAACATCAGTAAGAGTGGGGTAAGTACGTCATTTGGGCCAAGAGGCTTAAGCGTGACCGCCGGAAGGCGAGGCACCTATCTGAATATGGGTGTGCCTGGGACTGGACTCTCCTATAGGGAGAAGCTTGATAATCAGTTAACCGGTATTTTGGTTCGAGGTGGCGGCGGCTATTCAGGCGTGGTGAATATCGATGTGGACTCGGGTGGAGTTCTTCGATTCACCGACGGTTCAGGTAATGACCTGCCGGCTTCGGCGGCGAAGAGGGTCAAAGCAGAGCGCGCGACCGAGATTGGAGAGCTACTCATCAGGGCGGCTGAGAAAATCAATAGCGATCTCGAAGCTTGTGTAGATATTCACCTCAGCACCCCATCGCCAACTTCTTCACCGCTTGGCCTGCCAGCTTTTGATAAAGCTCCGCCACGATCGCCGATTAGGGAATCTATTTCGCTGATGGATAAACTGCTGCTCCGGTCAGATAAGATCGAGCAGGCCCATGCTGCAGCGGTCGCCAAGTATCAGATTGATGTGTCAGCCTGGCGAGCTGAGCGAGAAACACACAATACTAAGAAAGCTGAAGTGGAAAAAGTGTTCCGTCTTGCTTCGAAAGGTTTTAGCGCCCAAATGGAAAATGCACTAGATTTCGTTCTGAGCAGAATGAAATGGCCAAAGGAAACCCAGGTTACGTACATATTCAGCCACGACAACACGGGGATCGCCGTGGATGTGGACCTTCCTGATGAAGATGAGACGCCCAGAACCTCTGCTGAGGTGCGTGCTACAGGCAAACTAGCGATAAAAAGGCGCTCAGATGCCCAGTGCCGCAAGGATTTTATCGCATTAGCTTTTGGGAGTTTGTTCAGAGTTGCAGGTGAGGTTTTTACGGTGCTGCCAGGTATTCAGAAGGTCTTAGTCTCTGGCTACATTCAACGTACTGATCTAGCGACGGGCAACGAATACAATGAGTACTTGATATCTGTAGTTATTGGCCGGGAAAAATGGTCCCAAATTGATTTTGAATGCTTGGAGAAGGTTGACCCAGCATCAACTTTCAGGGGCTACAATGCGGGTTTCAAGCTTGACCGTTCATCAAGATTAAAAGGTATTGAACCTTACAACATTAGTGACCTA
- a CDS encoding HpcH/HpaI aldolase/citrate lyase family protein: protein MNLLSPYALGATLYMPATRLDILDVVYGGKLPELRSLVVCLEDAVSSTDVHVALHNLDRLLVNIQARGGRSAHGPLLFVRPRDSKMAAILNDWPLIGLVDGFVVPKLTLINLSTWEAAVTNPGIALMPTLETPDVFNPAVMAELAQALKGEFDQRIIALRIGGNDLMGCLGLRRSPSMTLYKSPMSYVIPMLAGVMGAAGFSLTAPVFEQLSSPALLEEELELDIAHGLVGKTAIHPSQIPIIHRALRVSVDDLNSARSIVDESAPAVFQFNGAMCEPATHYKWAQNILERAKWHGVRQEITEASLRLAEAVQ from the coding sequence ATGAATTTGCTCTCGCCGTATGCGCTTGGGGCTACTTTGTATATGCCTGCAACTCGACTGGACATCTTGGATGTCGTTTATGGCGGAAAATTGCCAGAACTGCGGTCGCTTGTCGTTTGTTTGGAAGATGCAGTTTCTTCAACTGACGTGCATGTTGCTCTACACAACTTGGATCGATTGCTAGTGAATATCCAGGCGCGGGGAGGTCGTTCTGCACATGGTCCGTTGCTATTTGTCAGGCCCCGGGATTCAAAAATGGCAGCAATCTTGAATGATTGGCCACTGATTGGCTTGGTGGATGGCTTTGTTGTTCCTAAGCTGACTTTAATTAACCTATCAACTTGGGAAGCAGCGGTGACTAATCCTGGGATCGCTTTAATGCCAACCCTGGAAACACCTGATGTCTTCAACCCGGCGGTGATGGCGGAGTTAGCCCAAGCACTGAAGGGGGAGTTCGATCAACGCATTATCGCGCTCCGTATTGGTGGAAACGACCTGATGGGCTGCTTAGGCTTGCGCCGCAGTCCATCGATGACCCTATACAAAAGCCCGATGAGCTATGTTATTCCGATGCTCGCCGGTGTAATGGGTGCGGCAGGATTCTCTCTGACGGCACCTGTCTTCGAGCAGCTTTCCAGTCCTGCTCTATTAGAGGAGGAGCTGGAGCTTGATATCGCGCACGGCCTCGTTGGTAAAACTGCCATTCACCCTTCACAGATCCCTATAATCCATAGAGCATTGCGGGTGAGCGTAGACGATCTCAATAGCGCGCGAAGCATCGTCGACGAATCTGCGCCTGCGGTGTTTCAGTTCAACGGCGCAATGTGCGAACCTGCTACACATTACAAATGGGCGCAAAACATTCTGGAGCGAGCAAAATGGCACGGTGTCCGCCAAGAGATAACCGAGGCCAGCTTGCGCTTAGCTGAAGCAGTTCAATAG
- a CDS encoding TerC/Alx family metal homeostasis membrane protein yields MENTVIGFPPLTMAVFAGLAIFALAVDLFTHKNDKPVTLLNASLWSIFWVVISLAFAGFLYFDHGPEVASLFITGYALEKVLSVDNLFVFMAIFAWFKIPDALRHRVLYWGIIGAIVFRMIFVAIGTGLLAFGPWVEIVFALIVAWTAVMMLKSGGNDTEEEDYSKHIAYRFGKKLFPVWPKLYGHNFFVRREVLEDELKKPENKGMSLATKGTVFATPLFLCVFVVEISDVLFAFDSVPAVIAVSREPLIVYSAMIFAILGLRTMYFVLEALKRYLVHLEKAVVALLFFIAGKLALNATNHLFHHGYDIDPNTSLIIVLFVLMIGIVASVIFPEKEDDSNVSNPNENV; encoded by the coding sequence TTGGAAAACACAGTAATCGGCTTTCCTCCGCTCACTATGGCAGTTTTCGCTGGCCTTGCGATATTCGCGCTGGCAGTCGACCTGTTTACCCACAAAAACGACAAGCCAGTAACGTTGCTCAACGCTTCGCTCTGGTCGATCTTCTGGGTAGTTATCTCGCTCGCATTTGCGGGCTTCCTGTACTTCGATCATGGCCCTGAGGTCGCTAGTCTTTTCATCACGGGTTACGCTCTTGAGAAAGTACTAAGCGTCGACAACCTCTTCGTCTTTATGGCTATCTTTGCTTGGTTCAAAATACCAGACGCCCTTCGACATCGTGTCCTTTATTGGGGCATCATCGGAGCGATCGTTTTCCGTATGATATTCGTCGCGATCGGCACCGGTCTGTTGGCTTTCGGACCGTGGGTAGAAATCGTGTTCGCACTGATCGTTGCCTGGACGGCAGTGATGATGCTGAAAAGTGGTGGTAACGATACTGAAGAGGAAGACTATTCCAAGCACATTGCTTATCGTTTCGGGAAAAAGCTGTTTCCCGTTTGGCCAAAGCTGTATGGCCATAACTTCTTCGTCCGTCGTGAGGTTTTAGAGGACGAGCTTAAGAAGCCAGAGAATAAGGGCATGTCCCTGGCGACCAAGGGTACCGTGTTTGCCACGCCGCTATTTTTATGCGTATTTGTCGTCGAGATCTCTGACGTTCTGTTTGCATTCGACTCGGTACCTGCAGTTATTGCGGTGAGTCGTGAGCCACTGATTGTCTATTCGGCTATGATATTTGCAATTCTTGGTCTACGGACGATGTATTTCGTCCTTGAAGCATTGAAGCGGTACTTGGTGCACTTGGAAAAGGCTGTTGTAGCTCTGTTGTTCTTCATCGCTGGTAAGCTGGCTTTGAACGCAACCAACCATCTGTTCCACCATGGATACGATATCGACCCCAATACCAGCCTGATTATAGTGCTGTTTGTACTGATGATCGGTATCGTAGCTAGCGTCATCTTTCCCGAAAAAGAAGACGACTCGAACGTAAGTAATCCCAACGAAAACGTTTAA
- a CDS encoding TerD family protein, translated as MALSLQKGGNLSLSKTDPGMTKTLIGLGWDPRATDGAEFDLDASAFLITASGKVRGETDFIFYNQLKSPDGSVEHTGDNRTGEGDGDDEILKVDLSRVPADIDKIAFTVTIHEGQARNQNFGQVANAYIRIVNEVSGSEVVRYDLAEDASVETAMIFGELYRNNGEWKFRAVGQGYAGGLKAMANQFGINI; from the coding sequence ATGGCTCTCTCATTGCAAAAAGGCGGAAACCTGTCCCTCTCGAAAACAGACCCAGGGATGACTAAGACTCTGATTGGTCTGGGCTGGGACCCTCGCGCGACTGATGGCGCTGAGTTCGATCTTGATGCCAGTGCCTTCCTTATAACTGCTAGTGGCAAGGTTCGTGGCGAAACCGATTTCATTTTTTACAACCAACTGAAGAGTCCGGATGGCTCCGTAGAACATACTGGTGACAATCGTACGGGCGAAGGCGATGGCGACGATGAAATTCTGAAGGTCGACCTGTCCCGCGTGCCGGCTGATATCGACAAAATAGCTTTCACAGTTACCATCCATGAAGGCCAAGCGCGTAACCAGAATTTTGGCCAAGTTGCCAACGCGTACATTCGTATTGTTAACGAAGTATCCGGGTCCGAAGTCGTGCGCTATGACCTGGCTGAAGATGCCAGTGTCGAGACTGCAATGATCTTCGGCGAGCTTTACCGTAATAACGGTGAATGGAAGTTCCGGGCGGTTGGTCAAGGTTACGCTGGCGGCCTGAAAGCGATGGCTAATCAGTTTGGAATCAACATCTGA
- a CDS encoding TerD family protein, whose amino-acid sequence MALSLAKNQTISLEKTAGNGLKKVRMGVGWDPVQKAKSSGGFLSRMLGGGGSSDSIDLDASCIMMDENKAAIDVVMFSQLKSKDGSIKHSGDNLTGEGDGDDETIFVDLLKLPTAVKYLVFTVNSFRGQTFNEVENAYCRIVNEEGDEELARLTLSEKGSHTGMIMAYLTRTTGGWDMTAVGREANGRTARDLATEAAGVIV is encoded by the coding sequence ATGGCGCTTTCACTGGCTAAAAACCAAACGATTTCACTTGAGAAAACGGCCGGCAATGGACTGAAGAAAGTTCGCATGGGAGTGGGCTGGGACCCCGTTCAGAAAGCGAAGTCTTCCGGTGGCTTCCTAAGCCGCATGCTGGGCGGCGGCGGTAGTAGCGACTCTATCGACCTCGACGCTTCCTGCATCATGATGGATGAAAACAAAGCAGCGATCGATGTTGTAATGTTCTCCCAGCTCAAATCGAAAGATGGATCGATCAAGCATTCTGGAGACAATCTGACCGGAGAAGGTGACGGTGATGATGAAACCATCTTTGTCGACCTGCTGAAGTTGCCTACTGCGGTAAAGTACCTGGTGTTCACCGTCAACTCATTCCGAGGCCAGACGTTTAACGAAGTTGAAAATGCATATTGCCGCATCGTTAACGAGGAAGGGGATGAAGAGCTCGCTCGCCTAACGTTGTCCGAGAAAGGTAGCCACACAGGGATGATAATGGCTTACCTCACGCGTACTACTGGGGGCTGGGACATGACTGCGGTGGGCCGAGAAGCAAACGGGCGTACCGCTCGTGATCTCGCTACCGAGGCTGCTGGAGTTATCGTCTGA
- a CDS encoding cysteine protease StiP domain-containing protein translates to MMETVGSGSYDATDVHFLLRKVDIEPTDVMEKERLIQSRRRHYSEMISQEKAPSDVHKQLYASAMLQNSRRMATDVQALALALDREYNGPSVALVSFVRAGIPLGVLLRRALADLGREAHHYGISIIRDRGIDKIALEAVIEAHGAENIVFVDGWTGKGAISGEVKRSLQGDARFPEQPRLVVLADPCGKAWLSASADDWVIPSGILGATVSGLVSRSIWPTNGGLHGCIVYEHLREHDVTRAFVDKINNLRINVCGIEAATPWSESQRGVLQEAAFGVIHQIAKKLSISDLNHLKPGIAEATRAVLRRVPEHVLVRDKSDNDVQLLMHLAEQAGVQVEEGGASLGPYRAVTVIRSVS, encoded by the coding sequence ATGATGGAGACCGTCGGGAGCGGAAGTTACGACGCAACGGATGTTCATTTCCTACTACGCAAAGTCGACATTGAGCCGACAGATGTGATGGAAAAGGAGCGACTGATTCAAAGTCGACGGCGTCACTATTCTGAGATGATCAGCCAAGAGAAAGCTCCCAGCGACGTACACAAGCAGCTGTACGCGAGTGCTATGCTGCAAAATAGCAGGCGCATGGCGACAGACGTTCAAGCCTTGGCCCTTGCGCTGGATCGTGAATACAACGGTCCTTCAGTAGCGCTTGTCTCATTCGTTCGTGCCGGAATACCGCTTGGTGTCCTCCTGCGGCGGGCGCTCGCGGATTTAGGTCGCGAAGCGCATCATTACGGTATCAGCATAATCCGGGATCGTGGGATTGATAAGATTGCCTTGGAGGCCGTGATAGAAGCGCATGGCGCCGAGAACATCGTTTTCGTTGATGGCTGGACCGGAAAAGGGGCGATATCCGGTGAGGTCAAGCGCAGTCTTCAAGGCGATGCCCGTTTCCCTGAGCAGCCGCGGCTTGTGGTACTAGCAGATCCGTGCGGTAAGGCATGGCTATCAGCCTCCGCGGACGACTGGGTCATTCCTTCAGGTATTCTTGGAGCAACCGTTTCGGGCCTTGTATCTCGCTCGATTTGGCCGACTAACGGTGGGTTGCACGGTTGCATTGTTTACGAGCACTTGCGTGAGCACGACGTAACCCGGGCTTTCGTTGACAAGATAAACAACCTGCGAATTAATGTCTGCGGCATCGAGGCGGCAACGCCGTGGTCCGAGTCGCAACGCGGGGTATTGCAAGAGGCTGCTTTTGGGGTGATCCACCAAATTGCAAAGAAATTGAGCATCTCTGATCTAAATCATTTGAAACCAGGTATCGCGGAAGCGACCCGCGCAGTGCTGCGGCGGGTCCCGGAACATGTTTTAGTCAGGGACAAGAGCGATAATGATGTTCAGCTTTTGATGCACCTGGCAGAGCAAGCAGGCGTTCAAGTGGAAGAGGGCGGGGCTTCTTTAGGGCCTTACCGAGCTGTGACGGTGATAAGGAGTGTCAGCTAA
- a CDS encoding lysozyme inhibitor LprI family protein, producing MVLCGLQAAQGASFDCGKASNFAERTICTVESLSLIDDQLASIYQESLLYSSDQEALRQEQRDWLRSRDACEADAICLQREMSDRHIALLGIVQQQGEDQQRVAPAVSTQSSSHSLSPATAVIEQPLVNPPGHNVTTQDLIPESNSSQLGSLAAEPIIHTAAYVPPMRGSDSPVPNFDVPIEATSNGNDQSMLLKLALKLTAVALLLIVLVSIWLHHDGRLTIYSDYTDAAYTSAAPLIGLLVYWLASWLEVPEAPAKITGIVVFAGLMVQVVKSTYQQNGMSGRFVLALVTKMAVIGVYYIIMAVLLAGMCSNGRKKGESQRAYEARCRREAREARAGMVAVTTGFVFLSGWICRDKQFTDFGRYLKP from the coding sequence ATGGTACTGTGTGGTTTGCAAGCCGCCCAAGGGGCGAGTTTCGATTGCGGGAAAGCATCCAATTTTGCGGAGAGAACAATTTGTACGGTGGAGAGCTTGTCTTTAATCGACGATCAATTAGCCAGCATTTACCAAGAGTCGCTTTTGTACTCATCGGACCAGGAAGCATTGAGACAGGAGCAGCGCGATTGGTTGAGGTCGCGCGACGCGTGCGAGGCGGATGCAATTTGTCTACAGCGAGAAATGAGCGATCGGCATATCGCTTTACTTGGTATCGTTCAACAACAAGGGGAAGATCAGCAACGGGTGGCTCCAGCGGTATCAACACAATCCAGCAGTCACTCCCTAAGTCCTGCTACGGCCGTAATTGAGCAGCCGCTTGTAAATCCGCCCGGTCATAACGTAACAACTCAAGACCTAATCCCAGAATCGAATTCGAGCCAATTGGGCAGTCTTGCGGCTGAACCAATTATTCACACTGCGGCATATGTGCCACCCATGCGGGGATCTGATTCACCTGTGCCTAACTTCGACGTGCCGATTGAAGCGACGTCGAATGGAAACGATCAGTCGATGCTGTTGAAGCTTGCTTTGAAGCTCACTGCAGTCGCGCTTTTATTGATCGTGCTGGTGTCGATTTGGCTGCACCATGACGGGCGCCTGACCATCTATAGCGACTACACTGATGCAGCATACACAAGCGCAGCGCCTCTCATTGGGCTTTTAGTTTATTGGCTAGCATCGTGGCTTGAAGTGCCGGAAGCACCAGCTAAGATCACTGGCATTGTTGTATTCGCTGGACTAATGGTTCAAGTAGTGAAATCTACATACCAGCAGAATGGAATGTCAGGACGTTTTGTTCTTGCCCTGGTCACCAAGATGGCGGTCATAGGGGTTTACTACATCATCATGGCTGTGCTGCTGGCAGGGATGTGTAGTAATGGTCGGAAGAAAGGAGAAAGCCAGCGCGCTTACGAGGCGAGGTGCCGGCGAGAGGCGAGGGAGGCTAGAGCGGGGATGGTAGCCGTCACTACAGGGTTCGTTTTTCTCTCCGGCTGGATCTGCAGAGATAAGCAATTTACTGACTTCGGAAGATACCTCAAACCCTGA